One region of Verrucomicrobiia bacterium genomic DNA includes:
- a CDS encoding 4-alpha-glucanotransferase, whose amino-acid sequence MDFSFSQRRAGILVPSFAIAHEKDLGIGDTEGVHQMIDWCTKNKISVLQLLPINETGEDNSPYNTISSRALCPTTLFFSPTKVPGLSRAIYSQIVTSDILNSIRSGPVNYPKVKALKRHLLWEAFQKFRKKSLLDEFTEENKSWLENYCLFRLAMELNGNSIVWEKWPAPFSTPECMKEKIATSAEKKEWEKKMQFYAYVQWVADLQWKEVKAHAEEQKVYLMGDMPFGVSRYSADVWGSREIFNLDWSGGAPAEVSFQPDSFTARWGQNWGIPIYRWDILKEQGYRWWHDRVKGIGQHFHLCRLDHVLGFYRIYAFPWLPEKNDEFLHLSEHEVWEKIGNLPHFIPGPDSDPHWHYWNRVNGETILKELQHAAGNMGLVAEDLGTVPDYVPQSLESLGIPGMKLPYFHRKPDNTYLDGSDYPFLSVATLGTHDNYPIAAQWDVWTEHRQQGLDAARWEQTCLLKWVGLPETPIPDELTPDLHAAICRTLFRSNSWLACLQISDWFATKQRFNVPGLALAGNWSERLPLTVKRLSTNAHYAALTERLRVHLTASNRGGE is encoded by the coding sequence ATGGATTTTTCTTTTTCACAACGACGTGCCGGCATTTTAGTTCCTTCTTTTGCTATTGCTCATGAAAAAGATCTGGGCATTGGAGACACCGAAGGAGTGCACCAAATGATCGATTGGTGTACTAAAAATAAAATTTCTGTTCTGCAGCTTTTGCCCATCAACGAAACCGGCGAAGATAATAGCCCCTATAATACGATTAGTTCTCGAGCGCTTTGTCCCACTACCTTATTTTTTTCGCCAACGAAAGTTCCCGGTTTATCGCGCGCTATTTATAGCCAAATCGTTACTTCCGATATCTTAAACTCGATTCGTTCCGGTCCAGTCAATTATCCCAAAGTGAAAGCGTTAAAACGTCATCTACTTTGGGAAGCGTTTCAAAAATTTCGAAAAAAATCGTTGTTAGATGAATTTACTGAGGAAAATAAAAGTTGGTTGGAAAATTATTGTCTCTTTCGGTTGGCAATGGAACTCAACGGGAATTCGATTGTGTGGGAGAAATGGCCCGCTCCTTTTTCCACACCCGAATGCATGAAAGAAAAAATAGCAACTAGCGCTGAGAAAAAAGAGTGGGAGAAAAAAATGCAGTTTTATGCCTACGTGCAATGGGTTGCCGATTTGCAATGGAAAGAAGTCAAGGCTCATGCGGAAGAACAAAAAGTTTATCTCATGGGCGACATGCCCTTTGGAGTCAGCCGTTACAGTGCAGATGTGTGGGGTAGTCGCGAAATTTTTAATTTGGATTGGTCCGGTGGCGCTCCAGCAGAAGTTTCTTTTCAACCCGATTCTTTCACGGCTCGCTGGGGGCAAAACTGGGGTATTCCCATTTATCGTTGGGATATTCTCAAAGAACAAGGTTATCGTTGGTGGCATGATCGTGTGAAAGGCATTGGCCAACATTTTCACCTGTGTCGCCTTGATCATGTTCTGGGATTTTATCGCATCTATGCTTTCCCATGGTTACCCGAGAAAAATGATGAATTTCTTCACCTTTCCGAACACGAAGTTTGGGAAAAAATAGGTAATCTCCCGCATTTTATTCCTGGACCGGATTCTGATCCGCATTGGCACTACTGGAATCGCGTCAATGGAGAAACTATTCTTAAGGAATTGCAACACGCCGCAGGAAACATGGGCTTGGTGGCTGAAGATTTGGGCACCGTTCCCGATTACGTGCCGCAATCCTTGGAAAGTTTAGGTATTCCCGGTATGAAATTGCCTTATTTCCATCGCAAACCGGATAACACTTACTTGGATGGAAGCGATTACCCTTTTCTTTCGGTGGCAACACTTGGTACGCATGACAATTATCCCATCGCAGCCCAATGGGATGTCTGGACTGAACATCGCCAACAAGGCTTAGACGCTGCACGTTGGGAGCAAACCTGTTTGTTAAAATGGGTGGGTCTGCCCGAAACACCGATCCCGGATGAACTCACTCCTGACTTGCACGCAGCGATTTGTCGGACGCTCTTTCGTTCCAACTCTTGGCTTGCTTGCTTACAAATTTCCGATTGGTTTGCCACCAAACAACGCTTCAACGTTCCCGGTTTGGCATTAGCGGGTAACTGGTCCGAACGCCTGCCCCTTACTGTCAAACGTCTCAGCACCAACGCTCATTACGCGGCTCTCACCGAACGTCTTCGCGTCCACCTGACTGCTTCGAATCGAGGAGGGGAGTAA
- a CDS encoding type II toxin-antitoxin system VapB family antitoxin: MRTTLNLDNALIEEAQSLTGIKEKTALIHQGLNSLIQQESARRLAMMGGTDRKAKAGRRRRYHFVKRGA, from the coding sequence ATGAGGACGACTTTAAATTTGGATAATGCTTTAATCGAAGAAGCGCAAAGCCTTACGGGTATAAAGGAAAAAACCGCTTTAATTCATCAAGGGCTTAATAGTTTAATTCAACAGGAATCGGCCCGTAGACTTGCAATGATGGGCGGAACCGATCGCAAAGCAAAAGCGGGCAGACGTAGACGATATCATTTCGTTAAACGTGGCGCATGA
- a CDS encoding PIN domain-containing protein, which yields MKRMLVDTSIWIDHLHRKNDQLVEWLEADLVVTHEHVIGELACGRFKQRKTFLENLSRLSRLSSARWPELIAFIENHQLYGLGLSWTDIHLLAAALLADAELWTKDKVLMRAAHKLRK from the coding sequence ATGAAACGCATGCTTGTCGACACCAGCATCTGGATTGACCATTTGCATCGTAAAAATGATCAACTCGTGGAATGGTTAGAAGCCGATTTGGTTGTAACCCATGAGCATGTCATAGGTGAATTAGCCTGTGGCCGTTTTAAACAACGCAAAACATTTTTAGAAAACCTTTCCCGCCTTTCCCGTTTATCCAGTGCGCGCTGGCCAGAGCTCATTGCCTTTATCGAAAATCATCAACTTTATGGTCTTGGATTATCTTGGACTGATATTCATCTGTTGGCAGCGGCTTTATTGGCCGACGCCGAATTATGGACGAAGGATAAGGTTTTGATGAGGGCGGCTCATAAACTTAGAAAATAA
- a CDS encoding fused MFS/spermidine synthase produces the protein MENNLVVSNRKFVLEIVVFVCGAVVMIFELIGSRVIAPYVGTSIYAWTSLIGIILLSLSVGCYAGGRLADKRPSTRPMALIIIFSAQAIAFSAFTKDVFSGIISTFPIILEIKCIIISLVLFAPASFLLGMISPYAVRLKMSDITRSGRTAGNLYAISTAGSIFGTFLAGFYIIPNFGSTNSLIILSFVLLSMTVFLLLGTEIVKSIKVEVFILIVLWGLTWMFPFLKQKIIVADVDTAYNRILVLRKTDPATKRPILALVTDPYGTQAAMFTDGTDDLVFGYTKLYRLFAHFVPNPAHVLMIGGCAYTYPRDFIKNYPDAKMDVVEIDPGMTDIARKYFGLNDEKNLTIYHEDARIYLNETQKKYDVIFCDAFNSASAIPFQLTTKEAVAKKYNALNDGGIIMVNIISVIEGEKGKFARAEYATYKEIFPQVFLFTVPNMKKVNKTQNIMLVALKSEKVFKWESPDKEIENFLSHVWKKQIIDDMPVLTDDFAPVEYYKRVSL, from the coding sequence ATGGAAAATAATTTGGTGGTTTCAAATAGGAAATTTGTGCTCGAGATAGTTGTATTCGTCTGCGGAGCAGTCGTGATGATTTTTGAATTGATTGGGTCGCGTGTTATTGCTCCTTATGTGGGTACTTCCATTTATGCCTGGACTAGTTTGATTGGGATAATCCTTTTAAGTTTGAGTGTTGGGTGCTATGCTGGTGGCCGATTGGCAGATAAGAGACCGAGCACTAGGCCGATGGCTTTGATTATTATTTTTTCTGCTCAAGCAATAGCTTTTTCGGCTTTTACTAAAGATGTTTTTTCAGGAATTATTTCGACTTTCCCGATTATTCTAGAGATTAAATGTATTATAATTTCATTAGTACTCTTTGCACCAGCCAGTTTTCTTTTGGGCATGATTTCTCCCTATGCGGTAAGGCTTAAAATGAGCGACATTACCAGATCTGGAAGAACAGCTGGTAATCTTTACGCTATATCTACAGCTGGCAGTATTTTCGGCACCTTTTTAGCCGGTTTTTATATTATTCCTAATTTCGGTTCAACCAATTCATTGATTATTCTTTCTTTTGTTCTTTTGTCTATGACCGTTTTTTTACTTTTGGGCACCGAAATAGTGAAATCGATTAAAGTAGAGGTTTTTATTTTAATTGTTTTGTGGGGATTAACTTGGATGTTCCCTTTCTTAAAACAAAAAATAATCGTAGCTGATGTTGATACAGCCTATAATCGTATTTTAGTTTTACGCAAAACTGATCCTGCAACAAAAAGACCAATATTAGCTCTTGTAACTGACCCCTATGGTACGCAAGCGGCTATGTTTACTGACGGTACTGATGATTTGGTTTTTGGTTACACCAAACTTTATAGACTATTTGCACATTTCGTGCCTAACCCCGCTCATGTTCTAATGATTGGCGGTTGCGCCTATACGTACCCCCGTGATTTTATTAAAAACTATCCAGACGCAAAAATGGACGTGGTTGAAATTGATCCTGGCATGACTGATATTGCCCGAAAGTATTTCGGTTTGAATGACGAAAAGAATCTCACTATTTATCATGAAGATGCGCGTATTTATTTGAACGAAACCCAAAAGAAATACGATGTCATTTTTTGCGATGCATTTAATTCTGCATCGGCAATTCCTTTTCAGTTAACGACAAAAGAAGCCGTGGCCAAAAAATACAATGCGCTTAATGACGGTGGAATAATTATGGTTAATATTATTTCAGTTATCGAGGGCGAGAAAGGGAAATTTGCTAGAGCGGAATATGCCACGTATAAAGAAATTTTTCCGCAAGTTTTTTTATTTACAGTTCCAAATATGAAGAAAGTCAATAAAACTCAAAATATTATGCTCGTAGCCTTGAAGTCAGAAAAGGTTTTTAAATGGGAAAGCCCCGATAAGGAAATCGAAAATTTTTTGTCTCATGTATGGAAGAAGCAGATAATCGATGATATGCCTGTATTGACGGACGATTTTGCTCCGGTTGAATACTATAAGCGTGTTTCGTTATAG